A DNA window from Halichondria panicea chromosome 16, odHalPani1.1, whole genome shotgun sequence contains the following coding sequences:
- the LOC135350462 gene encoding uncharacterized protein LOC135350462 isoform X2 produces the protein MVDIALVSGDLADMPLELCHSAPPEETRDQHMLLDKVLEEFSPLASKVYYVPGNHDAITTFSTEGQDTDTSPCNVHMRRVTIAPNLELLGLGGSVPGFRKGQKVWDGFPYLTDQEYSDDLSQLLDPVFGTQTLKETDAVIFMTHSGPEHCSTTISHVDPRSPIICGSQSLYTALCKEELQHHVILNVHGHTHEASGQVTIGNTTVINPGALMDGNFGLYTLQQTNKIPGWRLSSVSLHKLSDED, from the exons AT GGTGGATATAGCCCTGGTGTCAGGTGACCTGGCAGATATGCCACTGGAGCTTTGCCACTCTGCACCCCCTGAGGAGACGAGGGATCAACACATGTTACTGGACAAAGTGCTCGAAGAGTTCAGCCCTCTAGCTAGCAAGGTCTACTATGTCCCAGGAAAC CACGATGCCATCACTACATTCAGTACAGAGGGACAAGACACTGACACCTCTCCATGCAACGTACACATGAGACGAGTTACCATAGCACCCAATCTGGAGTTACTGGGCCTGGGTGGAAGTGTACCGGGATTCAGAAAAGGGCAAAAGGTCTGGGACGGATTCCCATACCTGACTGATCAAGAGTACAGTGATGATTTGTCTCAGCTTCTGGATCCAGTGTTTGGAACACAGACACTAAAAGAAACTGATGCTGTAATTTTCATGACTCATTCTGGCCCTGAGCACTGCA GTACGACCATTTCCCATGTTGACCCCCGGAGCCCCATTATCTGTGGCAGTCAGAGCCTCTACACTGCACTCTGTAAGGAGGAACTG caACATCATGTGATCCTAAATGTACATGGTCACACCCATGAGGCTAGCGGTCAGGTCACCATTGGCAACACCACTGTTATCAACCCTGGAGCACTCAT GGACGGTAACTTTGGACTGTACACTCTACAACAGACCAACAAGATACCTGGTTGGAGACtgtcct
- the LOC135350462 gene encoding uncharacterized protein LOC135350462 isoform X1 produces the protein MQHSQQLLILHASDVHIASHRVYQMSRWLRKNNLKVDIALVSGDLADMPLELCHSAPPEETRDQHMLLDKVLEEFSPLASKVYYVPGNHDAITTFSTEGQDTDTSPCNVHMRRVTIAPNLELLGLGGSVPGFRKGQKVWDGFPYLTDQEYSDDLSQLLDPVFGTQTLKETDAVIFMTHSGPEHCSTTISHVDPRSPIICGSQSLYTALCKEELQHHVILNVHGHTHEASGQVTIGNTTVINPGALMDGNFGLYTLQQTNKIPGWRLSSVSLHKLSDED, from the exons ATGCAGCACTCACAACAGCTCCTCATAT TGCATGCTAGTGATGTCCATATAGCCTCTCACAGAGTCTACCAAATGAGTCGATGGCTCAGGAAAAACAATCTCAA GGTGGATATAGCCCTGGTGTCAGGTGACCTGGCAGATATGCCACTGGAGCTTTGCCACTCTGCACCCCCTGAGGAGACGAGGGATCAACACATGTTACTGGACAAAGTGCTCGAAGAGTTCAGCCCTCTAGCTAGCAAGGTCTACTATGTCCCAGGAAAC CACGATGCCATCACTACATTCAGTACAGAGGGACAAGACACTGACACCTCTCCATGCAACGTACACATGAGACGAGTTACCATAGCACCCAATCTGGAGTTACTGGGCCTGGGTGGAAGTGTACCGGGATTCAGAAAAGGGCAAAAGGTCTGGGACGGATTCCCATACCTGACTGATCAAGAGTACAGTGATGATTTGTCTCAGCTTCTGGATCCAGTGTTTGGAACACAGACACTAAAAGAAACTGATGCTGTAATTTTCATGACTCATTCTGGCCCTGAGCACTGCA GTACGACCATTTCCCATGTTGACCCCCGGAGCCCCATTATCTGTGGCAGTCAGAGCCTCTACACTGCACTCTGTAAGGAGGAACTG caACATCATGTGATCCTAAATGTACATGGTCACACCCATGAGGCTAGCGGTCAGGTCACCATTGGCAACACCACTGTTATCAACCCTGGAGCACTCAT GGACGGTAACTTTGGACTGTACACTCTACAACAGACCAACAAGATACCTGGTTGGAGACtgtcct